From Amphiprion ocellaris isolate individual 3 ecotype Okinawa chromosome 10, ASM2253959v1, whole genome shotgun sequence, one genomic window encodes:
- the LOC111571011 gene encoding C2 calcium-dependent domain-containing protein 4C-like, with translation MWLLEKLRSSVESSGTQSQPPQTTEAIVYANVLTPDKIPDFFIPPKLICCPPEDTLTPEPQHCPTLRPSSSDHAICSQSPRARSSKNPCSPRLFSRNLQKLANRHIIQIESADEPGAGSGDKVSVNVNTNADPQSQTAMSLPYVPKAQTSYGFSTLVESPHTRRKESLFHSNPSSPLTSPNSQRRSQGGTLLAPADPNPYRYFSGGESDTCSSAESSPFNSPLLSRSASLLRSITQETQAKVSRAKRSLARHSSLSTDECSSADNSPSMQRRRMRCPPSPAFRGCKSSGLKGAASDLLQREHTINLHKGGTLRLSTHYDPEAARLRVRVLAAEALYDRQTDIKSINCCVALYLNPGKQQKQRSTIIKNSRNPVFNEDFFFDALPQAQVKNLAMKIKVVNKGTSLKRDVLLGEREVLLSELLTGL, from the exons ATGTGGTTACTGGAGAAGCTCCGCAGCTCCGTGGAGAGCAGTGGGACACAATCTCAGCCCCCGCAGACAACAGAGGCCATTGTTTATGCCAATGTGCTCACTCCGGACAAGATCCCTGATTTCTTCATCCCACCCAAACTTATCTGCTGCCCACCAGAAGATACTCTAACCCCAGAACCCCAGCACTGCCCCACCCTGAGACCCTCCTCCTCCGACCATGCCATCTGCAGCCAGAGCCCCAGAGCTCGGAGCAGCAAGAACCCCTGTAGCCCTCGCCTCTTTTCCCGTAATCTCCAGAAGTTGGCAAACCGTCACATCATCCAGATAGAGAGTGCTGATGAGCCAGGTGCTGGATCTGGTGACAAGGTCAGTGTAAATGTCAACACCAATGCTGACCCCCAGTCGCAGACTGCAATGTCTCTGCCGTATGTCCCCAAGGCTCAGACTTCTTATGGTTTTTCCACCCTGGTGGAGTCGCCTCACACCCGACGCAAGGAGAGCCTGTTCCACAGCAACCCCAGCAGCCCTCTCACCTCCCCAAACTCCCAGAGGCGCTCCCAGGGGGGAACTCTGCTGGCTCCAGCTGACCCCAACCCTTATCGCTATTTCAGCGGTGGAGAGAGTGACACCTGCTCCTCAGCAGAGTCATCCCCTTTTAACTCCCCCCTCCTTTCCCGATCTGCCTCCCTTCTTCGCTCTATCACTCAGGAGACACAAGCAAAG gTGTCTCGTGCCAAACGCTCTCTGGCTCGCCACAGTTCTCTCTCCACCGATGAATGCAGCTCAGCAGACAACAGCCCCAGTATGCAGCGCCGCCGCATGCGCTGCCCTCCCTCTCCCGCCTTCCGTGGATGTAAAAGCAGTGGCCTGAAGGGTGCAGCATCGGACCTCCTGCAGCGCGAGCACACTATCAACCTCCACAAGGGGGGGACACTGAGGCTGAGCACCCACTACGACCCAGAGGCAGCCCGGCTGAGGGTCCGCGTGCTCGCAGCCGAGGCCCTTTATGATAGGCAGACAGACATTAAGAGCATCAACTGTTGTGTAGCACTCTATCTGAACCCTGgtaagcagcagaaacaaaggAGCACCATCATCAAGAACAGCCGTAATCCAGTATTCAACGAAGACTTTTTCTTTGACGCACTGCCCCAGGCGCAAGTAAAGAATCTGGCCATGAAGATAAAGGTAGTGAACAAGGGAACCAGCCTGAAGAGGGATGTGCTGCTTGGAGAAAGGGAGGTGCTGCTCAGTGAGCTGCTCACGGGCCTCTAG
- the fem1a gene encoding protein fem-1 homolog A: MDITTAVFNAARDGKLKLIQKLLSNKTPEELEALAEEKTQGGTPLLIASRYGHLEVVDYLLQHCKANVELGGSVNFDGETIEGAPPLWAASAAGHLPVVKTLLKHGASVNNATLTNSTPLRAACFDGHLEIVRYLVEHRADMEVANRHGHTCLMISCYKGHKEIAKFLLDRGADVNRKSVKGNTALHDCAESGSLDIMKMLLKCNARMERDGYGMTPLLAASVTGHTNIVEYLAHQPRTSREERIDALELLGATFVDKKRDLLGAMRYWRRAMELRQPGDKAGSLAKPPPGPPIPAYGCAQEVSTAEELEALITDPDEMRMQALLVRERILGPSHPDTSYYIRYRGAVYADSGNFERCISLWKYALDMQQSNLDPLSPMTASSFLSFAELFSFVLQDRAKGTLSTRITFHDLMTVLGKSVREVERAVAQRDNPPEAPQFTKALSIILHLIFLLEKLECSPEQEHQKKHTVYRLLKLNPRGRTGFTPLHMAVDKETTSVGRYPVGRFPSQAVAALLLECGADVDSRDSENNTPLHIAANNGCPEIMALLMKAGAHFDATNAQRKTAYELLDEHSSGHPALYPLNYITLQCLAARAIERHRLPYRGLISEEMEAFIELH; encoded by the coding sequence ATGGATATAACCACGGCGGTTTTTAACGCGGCCAGAGATGGTAAGCTGAAACTTATCCAGAAGTTGCTGAGCAACAAAACTCCTGAGGAACTGGAGGCTTTAGCCGAGGAAAAGACCCAGGGAGGAACCCCTCTGCTCATAGCCTCCCGATACGGACACCTGGAGGTCGTTGATTACCTCCTTCAACACTGTAAAGCAAATGTTGAACTCGGGGGTTCGGTTAACTTTGACGGCGAGACCATCGAGGGGGCTCCGCCGTTGTGGGCGGCTTCGGCGGCCGGTCACCTCCCGGTGGTCAAGACGCTACTGAAACACGGTGCCTCAGTGAACAATGCAACACTAACTAACTCAACGCCGCTCCGAGCTGCCTGCTTCGACGGTCACCTGGAGATCGTCCGCTACCTGGTGGAGCACAGAGCCGACATGGAGGTCGCCAACCGCCACGGCCACACCTGCCTCATGATCTCCTGCTACAAGGGCCACAAGGAGATAGCCAAGTTCCTCCTGGACCGCGGTGCTGATGTCAACCGCAAAAGCGTGAAAGGAAACACCGCCCTTCACGACTGTGCTGAGTCAGGGAGTCTGGACATCATGAAGATGCTGCTGAAGTGCAACGCCCGCATGGAGAGAGATGGCTATGGGATGACCCCGCTGCTGGCTGCAAGTGTAACAGGTCACACCAACATTGTGGAGTATTTGGCCCACCAGCCTCGCACCTCCAGGGAGGAACGCATAGATGCACTTGAGCTCCTTGGGGCTACTTTTGTGGACAAAAAACGTGATCTGTTGGGGGCGATGAGGTACTGGAGAAGGGCCATGGAGTTGAGGCAGCCAGGGGACAAAGCTGGATCCCTGGCCAAGCCTCCACCTGGTCCTCCAATCCCCGCCTACGGCTGTGCACAGGAGGTGAGCACTGCAGAGGAACTGGAAGCTTTGATCACAGACCCCGATGAGATGAGGATGCAAGCCTTGTTGGTTCGTGAGCGCATCCTGGGGCCATCTCATCCAGACACCTCTTACTACATCCGCTATAGGGGAGCTGTGTATGCTGACTCAGGCAACTTTGAACGCTGCATCAGTCTGTGGAAATATGCTTTGGACATGCAGCAAAGCAACTTGGACCCTCTCAGTCCCATGACAGCTTCCAGTTTCCTGTCCTTTGCAGAGCTCTTCTCTTTTGTTCTTCAAGACCGGGCCAAAGGCACCCTGTCAACACGCATCACCTTCCACGATCTGATGACTGTTCTGGGGAAAAGTGTGAGGGAGGTAGAGAGAGCAGTGGCACAGAGGGACAATCCTCCAGAAGCTCCTCAATTCACCAAAGCTCTCTCCATCATCCTCCACCTCATCTTTCTGTTGGAGAAGCTTGAGTGCAGCCCGGAACAGGAACACCAGAAGAAGCACACGGTGTACCGTTTGCTCAAGCTGAACCCCCGAGGTCGGACTGGCTTCACTCCCCTCCACATGGCTGTAGACAAAGAAACCACATCTGTGGGCCGCTACCCTGTGGGCCGCTTCCCCTCCCAGGCGGTGGCAGCGCTGCTTCTAGAGTGTGGCGCGGATGTCGATTCACGTGACAGTGAGAACAACACGCCACTGCACATCGCTGCTAACAACGGTTGTCCAGAGATTATGGCACTACTTATGAAGGCAGGGGCTCACTTTGATGCTACGAATGCACAGAGGAAGACGGCCTATGAGCTGTTGGATGAGCACAGCAGCGGACACCCGGCCCTCTACCCGCTGAACTACATCACCCTTCAGTGCCTGGCAGCACGTGCAATTGAAAGGCACAGACTGCCCTACAGAGGACTGATCTCTGAGGAGATGGAGGCTTTCATTGAACTGCACTGA